Within Micromonas commoda chromosome 9, complete sequence, the genomic segment cggcgccctcgcccgatTGCCCATCGTCCGGGGcggcctcccgcgccgcgggcggcgagatGACCCAGCCTTTCCCCTTGCGCCGCTTGGCCATCGCGAGGATATCCGCGTTGGTCTCCGTCGGAAGCGACGCCTCCTGCGACGCCAGGCGTCGCGCGTACTCCTCAGGGTCGAACCCCTCCGGCCTCTCGATCTCGTCCCTGAGTCGCTCCTGCACCTTGCGGTACTTGTTCACCTTGCCCGCCAtgagggcgcggcgcttgTCGAGGACGACCCTCTTGTCGTAGGTGCTCttcttggcgcgcgcgaacctgtcgagggagacggcggtggcggggcgggcgcgccgggcgccccCCGAGCCGTCGCCCTTCCCCTTCTTCCACTCGCCCCCCGCattcccaccgccgccgcccgcgtgcgtcgcgccgtcgacgcccatggctctcgcgagcgcggggtcctCCCTCATGAATCCCTTTGCGCGTCCCTTTGGCatggcgcgcgggttcgcgggTGGTGCTCGACGATGATTCGCGATGagaacggcgtcgcgcgtgcgcgtcgaagtgggaccgccgcccttcgcgaGAAACCTGCTGTCGGTGTGGGCGGTCCGAGAGCTTCAGTTGCCACAAAGCCCATCTTCGCCAGGCTGGCCGAACGCACATCGTCGGAGCCGCCGGGCATGGATCTCCCGGAGAGCCTCAAAGCGGCGCTCggcaccgccggcggcggcgccgacgccgccacgtccgcggtggacgccgcggtatcgtccgccgtcgcgtccgcgtcgaagctcaccgccgtcgccgcggaagccGTGAACGATAGGGTGGAGATcgggcgcgcgcacctcgaggcggcgtcgtgggaACTTCGGTCCGCCGAGGACAAGCTCTTCAAggccccgtcgcgagcgttggcgtccgccatcgatcgcgcgccctacgccaccgcggcggcgggcgcggcgctcgcgctcctcgcggtccCGGGCACCAGGCGCATCCTGTGGCACGCCTCCTTCGGGCGGATGCAGAGCGAGGAAGCCTTGGTGCGCGCGGCTACACGCAGCGCGGAGACGCtgaaggcggcgtcggaggggacgagctcggagctggcgcggctgagggacgcggcggtggcggcggaggaggagatgaCGCGGGGGAGGGGCAAGCTGAgacaggcggcggcggacctcaAGCGGCTGGTGCGCGATCGTCCCAGACAAAACACCCGAACCGTTCAAAACTTttccatcgtcgcgcccagCCCGACCCGCCGCAAAAGTCTGACTTCGAATctccccggcgcgttcgcgttcaCCCAACAGGCGAGCAGGACGTCCAAGGACGAACGCTCGGTGTCGTCGACGCTCCTGGAGCTCCGTTCGTTGCCGAGCaaacgcgcgctcgagctcagAACCGACATTGCCAAGACCAAAAACGAGATGGCCAagacgagctccgcgatcgacgcggcgctgc encodes:
- a CDS encoding predicted protein, with protein sequence MREDPALARAMGVDGATHAGGGGGNAGGEWKKGKGDGSGGARRARPATAVSLDRFARAKKSTYDKRVVLDKRRALMAGKVNKYRKVQERLRDEIERPEGFDPEEYARRLASQEASLPTETNADILAMAKRRKGKGWVISPPAAREAAPDDGQSGEGADDDTAGEPSDDVKRMLRRMEANGDGEDGDGSDDDEFAGNIVDGHRRKGKLGEGAKGVKGGKGWNKTVAAKIKADKEREEKKAEMKVLRAKWAEEDAQRKRFFEKRNEGRDKFRKKTRRGQPVMKHRMDAILEKLQAGS
- a CDS encoding predicted protein, whose protein sequence is MDLPESLKAALGTAGGGADAATSAVDAAVSSAVASASKLTAVAAEAVNDRVEIGRAHLEAASWELRSAEDKLFKAPSRALASAIDRAPYATAAAGAALALLAVPGTRRILWHASFGRMQSEEALVRAATRSAETLKAASEGTSSELARLRDAAVAAEEEMTRGRGKLRQAAADLKRLVRDRPRQNTRTVQNFSIVAPSPTRRKSLTSNLPGAFAFTQQASRTSKDERSVSSTLLELRSLPSKRALELRTDIAKTKNEMAKTSSAIDAALRRVFKAGVDI